AACCACCTATATTTCCTGTATTTTCGACACCCTAATACGATTCAATCATAGCAAAATCAATTTGGACAAAAAAGCCCCTTTTCATGACGTTTTTCAAAATGATTCAATGGGACTAAATCCCTTATCTTTCCTGTTTTTTTACTGCATTTTACAAGGAAACCATATTCAAACCATTGCAAATGTCGAGGCATGCATAAAAAATCAATATATATTTTATGGTAATAATGTGTCGTTTTTTACTACAACTAGGACCAAAGTCCCATGAGAAAAGGTGCAGCAACTTGAGTTGCTACACCTTTTTGTTTACTTTCTTGTAACTTTTGACAAGGTAAATTACGAAGTTTTGAGCTTCTCAAGCTCAGGCAACAGCTTTTCATTCAGCACTTTAATGAAGGTACCTTTCATCCCCAGGGAACGGGATTCGATAACACCCGCACTCTCCAGCTTACGGAGCGCGTTTACAATAACAGAGCGAGTAATTCCTACGCGATCCGCGATTTTGGAGGCTACGAGCAAGCCTTCTTTGCCTTCGAGTTCTTCAAAAATATGTTCAACTGCTTCCAACTCACTATAGGAGAGGGAACCAATTGCCATTTGTACAACCGCTTTGCTGCGTGCTTCTTCTTCGATTGCTTCAGAACGCTCACGCAAGATTTCCATGCCTACTACCGTTGCCCCTACTTCTGCAAGAATCAGGTCGTCATCGACAAATTGATCGTTAATACGACCCAAAATCAACGTACCGAGACGATCTCCTCCACCCATAATTGGAACAAGCGTCGTCCAACCTGTGCGGAATACTTCTTTCATTTCAACAGGGAAAATCGTGTATGGGCTATCTACATCCAGGTTCGCAGATGTTTCGTCTACTTTTAGCAACCCCATGCTGTATTCTTCTGGAAAACGGCGCTCTTCCAGCATTTTGCGCATACGGCTGTTATCCATTTCTTGATGAATCGCAAAGCCGAGAAGTTTTCCTTTGCGGCTTACCACATAAGTGTTTGCTTCAATCACGTCACTCAAAACTTGGGACATTTCATTGAAGTTCACGGCATGACCCGCGGATTTTTGCAACATGCGGTTAATTCTTCTTGTTTTTGACAGTAGATCCATCTGTATTTCCTCCTAATTATATGTGCTGCCTATCCAATGTTTATAAAATATATTGACTCAAGTCTTTGTTCCCCGCGATTGTACCTAATTTCTGATTAACGTAATCGGGGGTAATCTGTACAACTTCTAGGTGAATTTCTGGGGCTTCAAAAGAGAGATCCTCCAGTAGCTTCTCCAATATGGTGTGCAATCGTCTAGCACCAATGTTATCTGTGCTCTGATTGACCTCAGCAGCGAGGCGAGCGAGTTCCTGAATGGCTTCCGGGGTAAAGTCAACACGCACACCTTCTGTTTCCAATAGGGCCACGTACTGCTTAAGCAACGCATTTTTAGGCTCTGTCAGAATTCGGACAAAATCTTCAACGCGCAAGCTAGTCAACTCCACCCGAATCGGAAAACGACCTTGCAATTCAGGAATTAAATCTGATGGTTTTGCCATGTGAAAAGCACCAGCTGCAATAAACAGAACATAATCTGTTTTGACAGGACCATACTTGGTCATGACGGTTGAGCCTTCCACAATCGGTAAAATATCACGCTGGACCCCTTCACGGGATACATCCGGGCCACGCCCATCCTTACCCGCAATCTTATCAATTTCGTCAATGAAGATAATCCCGTGTTGTTCAGCTCGACGAATTGACTCCTGCGTGACTTCGTCCATATCCACCAGTTTTTGCGCTTCCTGCTGAATTAATACCTTTCGCGCATCTTTTATTCGCAATTTTCGTTTCTTCATCCGCTTAGGCATCAGGCTACCGAGCATATCTTGCATTTGCATCCCCATTTGTTCTGTACCCGGAACCTGGAACATGTCAAACATCGAAGGTGATTGATCTTCGACTTCAATCTCAATCATTTGCTCTTCCAACTGGCCATTCGTCAATTGCCACATAACTTGCCGGCGTTGCTGCTGAATCGACACTTCTTCTTGATCAGAGGTATCCTGCTGCTGTTGCTGCTGTCCACCGAAGAACATCTCCAACGGATTTTTGAATGAGTTCGCCTGCTTGCGAGATGGAACAAGTACGTTCACAATCGCTTCATTCGCAAGCTTCTCGGCTTTCTCTTTCACCGACTCTACTTTTTCTTGTTTGACCGTACGGATAGAAGCTTCCACTAGATCACGGACCATCGATTCTACGTCTCGTCCTACATAACCGACTTCCGTAAACTTCGTTGCTTCTACTTTAATAAAAGGAGCACCAGTCAGTTTTGCAATCCGACGTGCAATTTCCGTTTTTCCAACACCAGTAGGTCCGATCATCAAGATGTTTTTTGGAACAACCTCTTCAATCATTTGCTCTGGCAAACGACTGCGACGATAGCGGTTGCGAAGCGCCACAGCAATGGCTTTCTTGGCTTGTGCCTGCCCGACAATGTATTTATCCAAATGCTCTACGATCTTACGCGGGGTTAATTGCTCAAGATTCAGCACAGTAGGTTCCTCCCTTTCGCTCAATTCAACTCATCCACAACAAGATTGTTGTTTGTGAACACGCAAATTTCAGCAGCGGTACGAAGCGATGCTTCCGCAATTTCACGTGCGCCGAGGTGAGGCGCATATGTTTTCAATGCACGACCTGCTGCAAGGGCAAAGCTACCGCCAGAACCAATTGCAAGAATCCCGTCATCAGGCTCAATGATTTCACCATTTCCGGAAATAAGCAGCAAATGCTCCTTATTGGCAACAATCATCATTGCTTCCAAACGACGCAAAATTTTATCCATGCGCCACTCTTTCGCCAGCTCTACAGCAGCTCGCTGCAGATTGCCGTGGTACTCCTCCAGCTTTCCTTCAAACTTCTCAAAAAGCGTAATGGCATCAGCAACAGAGCCAGCGAATCCTGCTAAAACTTCGCCGCGATATAGACGTCTTACTTTTTTGGCACCGTGCTTCATTACCATGCTGTTGCCAAAAGTAACCTGACCATCTCCGGCCATCGCTACAGACCCATTGTGCTGTACAGCAAATATGGTTGTTGCGTGAAACTGTTCCATCACTGATTCCTCCCGTTATGTCCGATTGGCGGAACCTGTATTGCCCGGGTTTGCTCGTGGGTGAGCGGTGTCATATACATGCCGAAGTCGCTCTTTGGTCACATGCGTGTACACCTGTGTCGTCGATACATTAACGTGTCCCAATAATTCTTGCACGGTACGCAGATCAGCACCGCCATTCAACATATGGGTCGCAAACGTATGACGAAAGGTATGTGGTGAAACCCGCAATTGAAGAGCGTACGTTTCTACGTATTTGTCTACAATCCGCCGAACACTGCGGTCGGATAACGGTTCTCCCCGATAGTTAACCAGCAAATTGCCGTGTTCTACTTTTCCAGCCAACAGTTTTTCTCTTCCATATTCTAGGTATTGCCGAAGAACGTCGCAGGCATAACTTCCAACCGGCACATATCGTTCTTTCGCTCCTTTTCCATAAACCAAGGCGACTCCCATGCTCGGATTCACATCACTCACAGATAAAGTGGTGAGCTCCGTAACGCGCATGCCGCTAGCATACAACAGTTCAAAAATCAGCCGATCACGAATTCCCAATGGAGTGGTTGTATCAGGCAGATCGAAAAAAGCTTGAACTTCTTGCGGATATAAAAAGGAAGGAAGTTTCTTCTCCATTTTGGGAGTGGAGACTAGTTGAAATGGGTTCTGTTCCAGTTGACCTTCACGCAACAGAAATCGGTACAAGCTACGCAAGCTGGATAGCTTGCGGGCAATACTTCGCCGGGAAAGCCCCCTGCCAGCCAATTGCGCGAGAAAGGAGCGACCATGCAAATAAGAAACAGCAGCAAATACGGTGATTTGGTGCTGTTCCATAAAGGAGACAAATTCGCTGATATCTGCCACATACTGCTTCACCGTATGAGGAGAGGCGTTTTTTTCAACTCGCAAATAGCGGGTAAACATCTCAATATCCGCAGAATTTTGTTGCGAAATGTCCATACGGGATGCACCCTCCTCGAAGCACCTATATAGTAACACAGACGAAAATCGGATATCAATGTTAATTGTGTCGTTCTTGTGTAAAATTCTGAATTGTATCTAGCGCCCGCTCAGCGAGCTTTTCATTTTTCAACCGCTTGTCTCGGATTCGTTCTGGCCATTCCGGTACAAGCCCGAAGTTTGCGTTCATCGGTTGGAAATGCTTTGGATCTGCCGTTGTAATATAACGAGCCATACTACCCATAATTGTTTCTGGTGGGAGCTCGATTAATTCTTCCCCTTTTGCGAGTCGTGCTGCATTTATCCCCGCAAGCAAACCAGATGCTGCTGACTCTACATATCCTTCGACACCAGTCATTTGACCAGCAAAGAAAAGTGTTTCCCGGTCTTTATACTGATACGTAGGCTTCAACAGTTTTGGCGAGTTGATAAAGGTGTTGCGATGCATCACACCATAACGAACGATTTCGCAGTTTTCCAACCCAGGAATGAGTGAAAAGACTCTTTTTTGATCCGGCCATTTCAGATGGGTCTGGAAACCTACGATGTTATACAATGTGGCAGCACTATTGTCCTGACGAAGCTGTACAACAGCATAAGACTTTTTGCCCGTCCGCGGATCAACCAAACCTACTGGCTTCATGGGACCAAATGTCATGGTCTTGTGACCACGTTTTGCCAATACTTCAATCGGCATGCAGCCTTCAAAGAAGATTTCCTTTTCAAATTCCTTCAATGGAACTGTTTCCGCAGAGATCAGCGCATCATAGAAACGATTGAACTCCTCTTCAGTCATCGGGCAGTTCAGATAAGCTGCTTCACCCTTATCATATCTGGAGGCAACGAATACCTTGTTCATATCAATCGAGTCTTTTTCTATAATGGGCGCTGCTGCATCATAGAAGTACAGATACTCTTCACCCGTCAGCTCTTTTAACTTTGTAGACAAAGCTGGAGAAGTAAGTGGCCCCGTCGCAATTACGACAATCCCATCCGGAATTTCGGTAATTTCATCCGAAATGACCTCAACCAATGGATGATTTCGAACGGCATCTGTAACATGAGCCGCGAACTCGTGTCTGTCTACGGCAAGCGCGCCTCCAGCTGGAACCGCGCAACGATCTGCCGCATCGATAATGACAGAGTTCAGTCGACGCATTTCTTCTTTTAATACACCCACTGCATTCGTTAACGTGTTAGCACGCAATGAATTACTGCATACCAACTCTGCAAATTTATCGGTATGGTGTGCAGGCGTTTGTGTCTTCGGTCTCATCTCATACAGCTTTACTTTTACACCCGCCTGCGCGATTTGCCATGCTGCCTCACTACCAGCGAGACCAGCGCCCACTACTGTAATTGTTGGTTGTGACATGCTGTTAATCCTCCAAACTACAAAATCGAATCAGGCTGTCTAGGAGTCTGCTTCTTCTTGATAATCACACTTGGTGCAAACAATGCTAACTCCTTGCTTTTTGCGCTTTTTCTCCACGAGCATGCTGGAGCATTTTGGACAAGGTCTGGCAATCGGTTTGTCCCACGATACAAAATCGCATTCCGGATATTGATTGCAGCCGTAAAAAATACGACTCTTCTTAGATTTACGTTCAATAATCTCTCCGGTTTCACACTGCGGACATTTTACGCCGATTTCTTTTACAATCGGCTTCGTATTACGGCAATCCGGGAATCCGGAACAAGCTAAAAACTTGCCAAATCGACCAAGCTTATAAACCATCACACGGCCGCAAAGCTCACATGATTCATCCGATTCTTCGACTTTCAGCTCTACTTCTTTCATTTCTTCTTCTGCAACAACTACGCGCTTTGCAAAGTCTTGATAAAAATTGTCCAGCACTTGCACCCAATTGGTGGTTCCTGCTTCGATGTTATCCAAGCCCGATTCCATATGGGCAGTGAATTCTACGTTGAGAATTTCCGGGAAGAACTCTTCGACAAGCGTGATCACAATCTCGCCCAACTCGGTCGGGACAAACCTTTTCTCCTCTAATGACACGTAGCCACGCTTTTGAATGGTTTCTAATGTAGGCGCATAGGTAGACGGGCGTCCAATCCCCATCTCTTCCATCGTTTTAAGCATGCGTGCTTCGGAGAATCGAGGTGGTGGCTGTGTAAAGTGCTGACTCGGCTCGATTTCTTTTTGTTCCAGGATTTGTCCTTCTTCAATAGGTGGAAGAAAGCTCTCTTCTTCTGCACCATCATCGTTTCCTTCAATATATACCTTCATAAATCCAGGGAACTTCACTTTTGATCCTGTTGCTCTGAAGGTAACTCCACCTGCGTCAATATCTACGCTCATCGTATCAAGAACAGCAGATGACATTTGACTGGCAAGGAAACGCTCCCAGATTAATCGATACAAGCGCAACTGATCTCTCGACAAGTATTCCTTGATTTCATCCGGTGTACGCATCACACCTGTTGGACGAATCGCTTCGTGAGCATCTTGAGCATTCTCGTTTTTCACTTGATTGCGTGGCTCAGTTAACACATAGTCTGGACCATATTTCTCAAGTATGTATTCCCTTGCTTCGTTCTGCGCCGTTACAGATAGGCGAGTAGAGTCTGTACGCATATAGGTGATCAAACCAACTGCGCCTTCTTTATTGCCAACGTCGATCCCCTCATAGAGCTCTTGAGCAATCCGCATGGTCTTAGACGTGCGGAAGTTCAGCTTACGCGCTGCCTCTTGCTGTAAAGAGCTCGTGATAAAAGGAGGTGCAGGGTTGCGCTTACGCTCACGTTTCGTTACCTTTTGTACCACGTATGGTTTGTTCTTCATTCGTTTTAATACCGCTGCTACATCATCTTCCGAATGAAGTTCCACCTTTTCATCGCCATAACCATAGAATTTCGCGTTAATTACTTTACCGTCGCTAATCAATGTACTTGCAATCGTCCAATACTCTTCCGGGATAAACTCTTGGATCTCACGCTCACGATCCATGATAAGCTTTACCGCAACAGATTGTACACGTCCGGCACTCAAGCCTTTTCGAACCTTTTTCCATAAAATTGGACTGATATTGTACCCCACGAGTCTGTCGAGAATGCGACGTGCCTGTTGAGCATTTACCAAGTCCATATTTATGTGTCGTGGATGCTTGAACGCTTCTTTGATAGCATCTTTGGTAATCTCATTAAACACCACACGAAGTGGCTGATTCAAATCGAGCCCCAAGTATTGTGCCAAATGCCAAGCAATTGCCTCCCCTTCGCGATCCGGGTCGGCTGCGAGATATACTTTTTTTACTTTTTTAGCGGCATCTTTTAAGCCCTTCAATACATCGCCTTTGCCGCGAATGGTTATGTATTTGGGTTCAAAATTATGTGCAACGTCTACACCCATTTGACTTTTCGGCAAATCGCGCACATGCCCGATAGACGCTTTCACGATATATTTACTACCCAGGTATTTTCCAATGGTTTTGGCCTTCGTAGGGGATTCTACGATTACTAGCGTATCAGCCATTTTTTTCCTCCCCTTTTAGTAAGGAATCTTCCCTATTATTAAATACCCTCATCCGGTTTGTCAAACACTTGTGCCTCTAGGCATTGCCAAAAAGCTAGCGGATATGCTATCGCCGTGCAAAATAACCGCCAGGAAGTGCCACGATGGCTCCTTTTGCTTCCAAACGAATGACCAGCTGATGGAGCATCCTGCGTTGGTCTTTTTCTAAGCTGCTCATTAACTCATCCAGATGAATCCCATCATAGGTTACGGCTTCCACAATCGCTTTTTCTTCATTAGATAAGGGAACATCATCGGTTGCCTTGCTTTTTTCCACCTGCTGCATCTGCTCTGCTTCGGGAAGATGATGCTTGATTTCCTCCCATATATCGCTACTGCACGTTACTAACTTTGCTCCTTGTTTGATCAAGTTATGCGGCCCCGCACTCATCAATGAAAAAATCGGTCCAGGAATTGCAAAAACTTCCTTGCCCTGCTCAAGTGCACAGTCTGCCGTAATCAACGATCCGCTTTTTTCTGCTGCTTCCACCACTAATACACCGATAGAAAGTCCACTTATGATGCGATTTCTCTCTGGAAATAATCCAGAAACAGGGGGAATATGTGGAGGATATTCGCTGAGGAGTAGGCCAAAAGATTCAATTTCACGATAAAGCTCTCGATGTCGAGAAGGATAAACATGATTCATTCCGCAACCGAGTACGCCTATAGTCTTACCACCTGCTTTCAAGGTAGCTTGGTGAGCCTCTGCATCAATTCCATATGCTACCCCAGAGACAATGACAAGACCTGCTTGTACCAGCTCTCGGACAAAAAAGCTACAGCTCGCTCTTCCATATGGTGTCGGAT
This genomic stretch from Brevibacillus brevis harbors:
- the codY gene encoding GTP-sensing pleiotropic transcriptional regulator CodY, which codes for MDLLSKTRRINRMLQKSAGHAVNFNEMSQVLSDVIEANTYVVSRKGKLLGFAIHQEMDNSRMRKMLEERRFPEEYSMGLLKVDETSANLDVDSPYTIFPVEMKEVFRTGWTTLVPIMGGGDRLGTLILGRINDQFVDDDLILAEVGATVVGMEILRERSEAIEEEARSKAVVQMAIGSLSYSELEAVEHIFEELEGKEGLLVASKIADRVGITRSVIVNALRKLESAGVIESRSLGMKGTFIKVLNEKLLPELEKLKTS
- the hslU gene encoding ATP-dependent protease ATPase subunit HslU, with protein sequence MLNLEQLTPRKIVEHLDKYIVGQAQAKKAIAVALRNRYRRSRLPEQMIEEVVPKNILMIGPTGVGKTEIARRIAKLTGAPFIKVEATKFTEVGYVGRDVESMVRDLVEASIRTVKQEKVESVKEKAEKLANEAIVNVLVPSRKQANSFKNPLEMFFGGQQQQQQDTSDQEEVSIQQQRRQVMWQLTNGQLEEQMIEIEVEDQSPSMFDMFQVPGTEQMGMQMQDMLGSLMPKRMKKRKLRIKDARKVLIQQEAQKLVDMDEVTQESIRRAEQHGIIFIDEIDKIAGKDGRGPDVSREGVQRDILPIVEGSTVMTKYGPVKTDYVLFIAAGAFHMAKPSDLIPELQGRFPIRVELTSLRVEDFVRILTEPKNALLKQYVALLETEGVRVDFTPEAIQELARLAAEVNQSTDNIGARRLHTILEKLLEDLSFEAPEIHLEVVQITPDYVNQKLGTIAGNKDLSQYIL
- the hslV gene encoding ATP-dependent protease subunit HslV — encoded protein: MEQFHATTIFAVQHNGSVAMAGDGQVTFGNSMVMKHGAKKVRRLYRGEVLAGFAGSVADAITLFEKFEGKLEEYHGNLQRAAVELAKEWRMDKILRRLEAMMIVANKEHLLLISGNGEIIEPDDGILAIGSGGSFALAAGRALKTYAPHLGAREIAEASLRTAAEICVFTNNNLVVDELN
- the xerC gene encoding tyrosine recombinase XerC, which gives rise to MDISQQNSADIEMFTRYLRVEKNASPHTVKQYVADISEFVSFMEQHQITVFAAVSYLHGRSFLAQLAGRGLSRRSIARKLSSLRSLYRFLLREGQLEQNPFQLVSTPKMEKKLPSFLYPQEVQAFFDLPDTTTPLGIRDRLIFELLYASGMRVTELTTLSVSDVNPSMGVALVYGKGAKERYVPVGSYACDVLRQYLEYGREKLLAGKVEHGNLLVNYRGEPLSDRSVRRIVDKYVETYALQLRVSPHTFRHTFATHMLNGGADLRTVQELLGHVNVSTTQVYTHVTKERLRHVYDTAHPRANPGNTGSANRT
- the trmFO gene encoding FADH(2)-oxidizing methylenetetrahydrofolate--tRNA-(uracil(54)-C(5))-methyltransferase TrmFO, producing the protein MSQPTITVVGAGLAGSEAAWQIAQAGVKVKLYEMRPKTQTPAHHTDKFAELVCSNSLRANTLTNAVGVLKEEMRRLNSVIIDAADRCAVPAGGALAVDRHEFAAHVTDAVRNHPLVEVISDEITEIPDGIVVIATGPLTSPALSTKLKELTGEEYLYFYDAAAPIIEKDSIDMNKVFVASRYDKGEAAYLNCPMTEEEFNRFYDALISAETVPLKEFEKEIFFEGCMPIEVLAKRGHKTMTFGPMKPVGLVDPRTGKKSYAVVQLRQDNSAATLYNIVGFQTHLKWPDQKRVFSLIPGLENCEIVRYGVMHRNTFINSPKLLKPTYQYKDRETLFFAGQMTGVEGYVESAASGLLAGINAARLAKGEELIELPPETIMGSMARYITTADPKHFQPMNANFGLVPEWPERIRDKRLKNEKLAERALDTIQNFTQERHN
- the topA gene encoding type I DNA topoisomerase, yielding MADTLVIVESPTKAKTIGKYLGSKYIVKASIGHVRDLPKSQMGVDVAHNFEPKYITIRGKGDVLKGLKDAAKKVKKVYLAADPDREGEAIAWHLAQYLGLDLNQPLRVVFNEITKDAIKEAFKHPRHINMDLVNAQQARRILDRLVGYNISPILWKKVRKGLSAGRVQSVAVKLIMDREREIQEFIPEEYWTIASTLISDGKVINAKFYGYGDEKVELHSEDDVAAVLKRMKNKPYVVQKVTKRERKRNPAPPFITSSLQQEAARKLNFRTSKTMRIAQELYEGIDVGNKEGAVGLITYMRTDSTRLSVTAQNEAREYILEKYGPDYVLTEPRNQVKNENAQDAHEAIRPTGVMRTPDEIKEYLSRDQLRLYRLIWERFLASQMSSAVLDTMSVDIDAGGVTFRATGSKVKFPGFMKVYIEGNDDGAEEESFLPPIEEGQILEQKEIEPSQHFTQPPPRFSEARMLKTMEEMGIGRPSTYAPTLETIQKRGYVSLEEKRFVPTELGEIVITLVEEFFPEILNVEFTAHMESGLDNIEAGTTNWVQVLDNFYQDFAKRVVVAEEEMKEVELKVEESDESCELCGRVMVYKLGRFGKFLACSGFPDCRNTKPIVKEIGVKCPQCETGEIIERKSKKSRIFYGCNQYPECDFVSWDKPIARPCPKCSSMLVEKKRKKQGVSIVCTKCDYQEEADS
- the dprA gene encoding DNA-processing protein DprA, yielding MEKAKLDERDWLYVLTMISGLGRKKIREMFEITGSFQIAIENWQELARELRLTPLITGQVDKQSNEASAMALLEKREEEGTRFLCPLDDAYPVSLRNIPDSPLMLFYRGDHTLLDKLSIGVVGSRNPTPYGRASCSFFVRELVQAGLVIVSGVAYGIDAEAHQATLKAGGKTIGVLGCGMNHVYPSRHRELYREIESFGLLLSEYPPHIPPVSGLFPERNRIISGLSIGVLVVEAAEKSGSLITADCALEQGKEVFAIPGPIFSLMSAGPHNLIKQGAKLVTCSSDIWEEIKHHLPEAEQMQQVEKSKATDDVPLSNEEKAIVEAVTYDGIHLDELMSSLEKDQRRMLHQLVIRLEAKGAIVALPGGYFARR